The following proteins are co-located in the Sphingomonas donggukensis genome:
- the sucC gene encoding ADP-forming succinate--CoA ligase subunit beta: protein MNIHEYQAKELLAKFGVPVPAGFAAMSVDEAVAASKKLPGPLYVVKAQIHAGGRGKGKFKELGPDAKGGVRLAKTEDEVRAAATDMLGNTLVTIQTGDAGKQVNRLYVTDGVDIAKEFYLALLVNRATGRVSMVASTEGGMDIETVAHDTPEKIHSIDIDTATGFMPHHGRAVAAALELTGDLAKQAANVASKLYDAFLGTDAEQIEINPLAVTDDGKLMVLDAKVAFDGNAMFRHKDLMELRDTTEEDAMELEASKYDLAYIKLDGDIGCMVNGAGLAMATMDIIKLNGMFPANFLDVGGGANKEKVTAAFKIILADPAVKGILVNIFGGIMKCDIIAEGIVAAAKEVNLSVPLVVRLEGTNVEAGKAILSNSGLAIVPANDLGDAAKKIVAEVKNAA, encoded by the coding sequence ATGAACATCCACGAATATCAGGCCAAGGAACTGCTGGCGAAATTCGGCGTCCCCGTGCCCGCAGGCTTCGCCGCGATGAGCGTCGACGAAGCTGTCGCCGCGTCGAAGAAGCTGCCCGGGCCGCTCTATGTCGTGAAGGCGCAGATCCACGCCGGCGGCCGCGGCAAGGGCAAGTTCAAGGAACTGGGCCCGGATGCCAAGGGCGGCGTCCGCCTGGCCAAGACCGAGGACGAGGTTCGCGCCGCGGCGACCGACATGCTCGGCAACACGCTGGTGACGATCCAGACCGGCGACGCCGGCAAGCAGGTCAATCGCCTGTACGTGACCGACGGCGTCGACATCGCCAAGGAATTCTACCTCGCGCTGCTCGTCAACCGCGCGACCGGCCGCGTCTCGATGGTCGCCTCGACGGAAGGGGGCATGGATATCGAGACGGTGGCGCACGACACGCCTGAGAAGATCCACTCGATCGACATCGACACGGCGACCGGCTTCATGCCCCACCACGGCCGCGCCGTCGCCGCCGCTCTGGAACTGACCGGCGACCTCGCCAAGCAGGCCGCGAATGTCGCCTCGAAGCTGTACGACGCCTTCCTCGGCACCGACGCCGAGCAGATCGAGATCAACCCCCTCGCGGTGACGGACGACGGCAAGCTGATGGTCCTCGACGCCAAGGTCGCCTTCGACGGCAACGCGATGTTCCGCCACAAGGATCTGATGGAGCTGCGCGACACCACCGAAGAGGACGCGATGGAGCTGGAGGCGTCGAAGTACGACCTCGCCTACATTAAACTCGACGGCGACATCGGCTGCATGGTCAACGGTGCCGGCCTTGCCATGGCGACGATGGATATCATCAAGCTGAACGGCATGTTCCCGGCCAATTTCCTCGACGTCGGCGGCGGCGCCAACAAGGAAAAGGTGACCGCGGCGTTCAAGATCATCCTTGCCGATCCCGCGGTGAAGGGCATTCTGGTCAACATCTTCGGCGGCATCATGAAGTGCGACATCATCGCCGAGGGCATCGTCGCCGCGGCGAAGGAAGTGAACCTGTCGGTGCCTTTGGTCGTTCGGCTCGAGGGCACGAACGTGGAGGCCGGCAAGGCGATCCTGTCGAACTCCGGCCTCGCCATCGTCCCCGCCAACGACCTGGGCGACGCGGCGAAGAAGATCGTCGCCGAGGTGAAGAACGCCGCCTGA
- a CDS encoding phytanoyl-CoA dioxygenase family protein: protein MAASSDTPPYITDYHRDGYAIVRNLFSPAEVAEIGAAIDRVHAEGIAHGRSFRHGNLFYNVAPATDAAPPQVRMVQWMAYHDPVLNAVRTDPRIARVLAPLIGGDLKQIINQLHWKTPFGGGDFAWHQDSRFRKPDAAYRNLGSSYVQTGLAIDPHNPSTGGMRFVPDSHRAGDVDLDTTTDVLGTAMDDAVLGAAGLGDHPIVPLDLAPGDFALWNPYLVHASGENRSDHLRRLYINGYVRAEDCDRGEWAFRGGQPVALGPEPALVHYEDLHIRGEPHYI from the coding sequence ATGGCGGCCAGCTCAGATACTCCCCCCTACATCACCGATTACCACCGCGACGGCTACGCCATCGTCCGCAACCTCTTCTCTCCAGCCGAAGTCGCCGAGATCGGCGCCGCGATCGACCGCGTCCATGCCGAGGGCATCGCCCACGGGCGCAGCTTTCGTCACGGCAATCTCTTCTACAACGTCGCGCCCGCCACCGACGCCGCGCCGCCGCAGGTGCGGATGGTGCAGTGGATGGCGTATCACGATCCCGTGCTGAACGCGGTCCGCACCGATCCGCGCATCGCCCGCGTGCTGGCGCCGCTGATCGGCGGCGACCTGAAACAGATCATCAACCAGCTCCACTGGAAGACGCCGTTCGGCGGTGGCGATTTCGCGTGGCACCAGGATTCGCGCTTCCGCAAGCCCGACGCAGCCTATCGCAACCTCGGCAGCAGCTATGTCCAGACCGGCCTCGCGATCGATCCGCACAATCCCTCCACCGGGGGGATGCGTTTCGTCCCCGACAGCCACCGCGCCGGCGACGTCGATCTCGACACGACCACCGACGTGCTCGGCACCGCGATGGACGATGCGGTGCTCGGCGCCGCGGGGCTGGGCGACCACCCGATCGTCCCGCTCGACCTCGCGCCCGGCGATTTCGCGCTGTGGAACCCGTATCTCGTCCACGCCTCGGGCGAGAACCGCTCGGATCACCTTCGCCGCCTCTACATCAACGGCTATGTCCGCGCCGAGGATTGCGACCGCGGCGAATGGGCGTTCCGCGGCGGCCAGCCGGTCGCGCTGGGCCCGGAACCCGCGCTGGTTCATTACGAGGATCTGCACATCCGCGGCGAACCGCACTACATCTGA
- a CDS encoding PilZ domain-containing protein, whose product MSTAISDPRVPAAATGENRSTLRRAVRLDARVRDRSATRFAIRVLDLSMTGFRAETAFTIRPGSLVWITLPGLQGLEAEIAWQRGDHIGAAFRTPLHAAVFEHIVELSR is encoded by the coding sequence ATGAGTACGGCAATCAGCGATCCGCGCGTTCCTGCGGCCGCCACGGGCGAGAACCGGTCGACCCTGCGCCGGGCGGTCCGCCTCGACGCCCGCGTGCGCGACCGCAGCGCGACGCGCTTCGCGATCCGCGTGCTCGACCTGTCGATGACCGGCTTCCGTGCGGAGACCGCCTTCACGATCCGCCCCGGATCGCTGGTGTGGATCACGCTGCCCGGATTGCAGGGACTGGAAGCGGAGATCGCCTGGCAGCGCGGCGACCACATCGGCGCGGCGTTCCGGACGCCGCTGCATGCCGCGGTGTTCGAGCATATTGTGGAGCTCAGTCGCTAG
- a CDS encoding sterol desaturase family protein has protein sequence MSWPAGIALFFATVVFMEGFAYVMHRWVMHGPGWFLHASHHAPRHGNWELNDLYAAIFAVPSILLILGGVQLGWWPGYAWIGAGIAAYGAIYFGFHDVIVHRRIATRYLPKSAYMKRIVQAHRLHHAVEAKHGTVSFGFLWAPKPEALKAELKRRDRAGVRAPRGRVAAE, from the coding sequence ATGTCCTGGCCTGCCGGAATCGCCCTGTTCTTCGCCACCGTGGTTTTCATGGAGGGCTTCGCCTACGTCATGCACCGCTGGGTGATGCACGGGCCGGGGTGGTTCCTGCACGCCAGCCACCACGCGCCGCGACACGGCAACTGGGAGCTGAACGACCTGTATGCGGCGATCTTCGCGGTGCCGTCGATCTTGCTTATCCTGGGCGGGGTGCAACTGGGCTGGTGGCCGGGCTACGCGTGGATCGGGGCAGGAATCGCCGCCTATGGCGCGATCTATTTCGGTTTTCATGACGTCATCGTTCACCGCCGCATCGCCACGCGATATCTGCCGAAATCGGCCTATATGAAGCGGATCGTCCAGGCGCACCGGCTGCACCATGCGGTCGAGGCCAAGCACGGCACGGTCAGCTTCGGCTTCCTGTGGGCGCCCAAGCCCGAGGCGCTGAAGGCCGAGCTGAAACGGCGGGATCGCGCGGGCGTCCGCGCGCCGCGGGGCCGGGTGGCGGCGGAGTGA
- a CDS encoding electron transfer flavoprotein subunit beta/FixA family protein — translation MKVLVPVKRVLDYNVKPRVKADGTGVDLANIKMSINPFDEIAVEEAIRLKEKGVVTEIVAVSIGEPKSQETLRTALAMGADRAILVTSEEKVEPLGVAKLLKAICDEEQPSLVILGKQAIDDDNNQTGQMLGALTGWGQGTFASKVEVSGDSVSVTREVDGGAETDTLKLPAIVTTDLRLNEPRYASLPNIMKAKSKPLATKTPADYGVDVSPRLTTLKVVEPAKRSAGVKVADVDELVAKLKAMGVAK, via the coding sequence ATGAAGGTGTTGGTCCCCGTCAAGCGCGTGCTTGACTACAACGTGAAGCCCCGCGTGAAGGCGGACGGGACGGGCGTCGACCTGGCGAACATCAAGATGAGCATCAACCCGTTCGACGAGATCGCGGTCGAGGAAGCCATCCGCCTGAAGGAAAAGGGCGTGGTGACCGAGATCGTCGCGGTGTCGATCGGCGAGCCCAAGAGCCAGGAAACGCTGCGCACCGCGCTCGCGATGGGCGCCGACCGCGCGATCCTCGTCACCAGCGAAGAGAAGGTCGAGCCGCTGGGCGTCGCCAAGCTGCTGAAGGCGATCTGTGACGAGGAACAGCCCTCGCTCGTCATCCTCGGCAAGCAGGCGATCGACGACGACAACAACCAGACCGGGCAGATGCTCGGCGCATTGACCGGCTGGGGCCAGGGCACCTTCGCCTCCAAGGTCGAGGTGTCGGGCGACAGCGTGAGCGTCACGCGTGAAGTCGACGGCGGTGCCGAGACCGACACGCTGAAGCTGCCCGCGATCGTCACCACCGACCTGCGCCTGAACGAGCCGCGCTACGCGTCGCTGCCCAACATCATGAAGGCGAAGTCGAAACCGCTCGCGACCAAGACGCCCGCCGACTACGGCGTCGACGTGTCGCCGCGCCTCACGACTCTGAAGGTCGTCGAGCCCGCCAAGCGCAGCGCGGGCGTCAAGGTCGCCGATGTCGACGAACTGGTCGCCAAGCTGAAGGCGATGGGCGTCGCGAAGTAA
- a CDS encoding phytanoyl-CoA dioxygenase family protein: MEHSSTVVPKRSEGIKQQPAGAAKAASDDTGFTPVLALSMEADGAALHKGAAVPCLAALEAALSNVATNQPGIRLTGLPKLADVLAQGGAIAAIAATYLGASARPVRAVLFDKTPAANWALGWHQDRTIAVQAQHEVAGFGPWTRKAGLLHVEPPFAVIEAMVTLRIHLEVVPADNAPLLIARRSHRIGRIPVREVETIVARSELLACVAERGDVWVYATPILHASAASNGRRRRVLQVDYSAQSLPAPLEWLGV, encoded by the coding sequence GTGGAACACAGTTCCACGGTGGTGCCCAAGCGAAGCGAGGGCATAAAGCAACAGCCGGCCGGCGCCGCCAAAGCGGCGTCCGACGACACGGGATTTACTCCCGTGTTGGCCCTCTCGATGGAGGCGGACGGCGCGGCACTACACAAAGGCGCCGCCGTCCCCTGCCTTGCGGCCCTGGAAGCCGCGCTCTCCAACGTCGCCACCAACCAGCCGGGCATCCGCTTGACCGGCCTGCCCAAGCTTGCCGACGTGCTCGCCCAAGGTGGCGCGATCGCCGCCATCGCCGCGACCTATCTCGGTGCGTCGGCCCGCCCCGTCCGCGCCGTCCTGTTTGACAAGACGCCAGCCGCCAACTGGGCACTCGGCTGGCACCAGGATCGGACTATCGCGGTCCAGGCCCAGCACGAAGTTGCCGGTTTTGGCCCTTGGACGCGCAAGGCCGGATTGCTCCACGTGGAGCCGCCCTTCGCGGTGATCGAGGCAATGGTTACGCTGCGCATTCATCTCGAGGTCGTGCCTGCGGACAATGCGCCGCTGCTGATCGCCAGAAGATCGCATCGGATCGGTCGTATCCCTGTGCGCGAGGTCGAAACGATTGTCGCGCGGTCTGAATTACTCGCGTGCGTCGCCGAACGCGGCGATGTCTGGGTCTATGCCACGCCGATCCTGCACGCGTCGGCGGCCAGCAACGGACGACGCAGGCGTGTCTTGCAAGTCGATTACTCCGCGCAATCGCTTCCTGCGCCGCTCGAATGGCTTGGGGTCTAG
- a CDS encoding sulfite exporter TauE/SafE family protein, with translation MGALALPLIAITISPVRAAAILLPILIVQDVVGVWAFRRDWDGYVLGWMLPGAAIGIALGYVFAASVRVDVVLAMVGAISVVFGLYRLWIARRGSATAAGGSPGWVGAMFGVASGFTSQVAHAGQPPFQLWVLPRNLPRDVLVGTTAIFFAVVNWIKVPAYVALGQFTAANVIVSAVLMPVAIASTFAGVWLVRRVSPARFYTAIYWLMIAVGIKLVWDAAA, from the coding sequence ATGGGCGCGCTGGCGCTGCCGCTGATCGCGATTACGATTTCGCCGGTGCGCGCGGCGGCTATCCTGCTGCCAATCCTGATCGTGCAGGATGTGGTCGGCGTGTGGGCGTTCCGGCGCGACTGGGACGGATATGTGCTGGGGTGGATGCTGCCGGGCGCGGCGATCGGCATTGCGCTGGGCTATGTGTTCGCGGCCAGCGTGCGGGTGGATGTGGTGCTGGCGATGGTCGGGGCGATTTCCGTGGTGTTCGGGCTGTACCGCCTGTGGATCGCGCGCCGGGGATCGGCGACGGCAGCGGGCGGGTCGCCTGGCTGGGTGGGAGCGATGTTCGGGGTCGCGTCAGGCTTCACCAGCCAGGTCGCCCACGCCGGCCAGCCGCCGTTCCAGCTCTGGGTGCTGCCCCGCAACTTGCCCCGCGACGTGCTGGTGGGGACGACCGCGATCTTCTTCGCGGTGGTCAACTGGATCAAGGTGCCCGCCTATGTCGCGCTCGGGCAATTCACGGCGGCGAATGTGATCGTGTCGGCGGTGCTGATGCCGGTCGCGATCGCGTCCACGTTTGCGGGGGTGTGGCTAGTGCGGCGGGTGTCGCCGGCGCGGTTCTACACCGCGATATACTGGCTGATGATCGCGGTCGGCATCAAGCTGGTGTGGGATGCCGCCGCCTGA
- a CDS encoding electron transfer flavoprotein subunit alpha/FixB family protein, with amino-acid sequence MKTLVWVEHDGTAVKDATYAAVTAASQLGEVHLLVAGQSVDGVAAEAAKIAGVGKVHVADDAAFAHALAENVAPLVVSLMGHHDVFVAPATSNGKNIAPRVAALLDVMQVSDILSVEGEDTFTRPIYAGNAIATVQSKDAKKVITVRGTAFEKASPEGGSGTIEAVASTGDQGLSTFAGSEIAKLERPELTSAKIIVSGGRALQNGENFHAIIEPLADKLGAAVGASRAAVDAGFVPNDYQVGQTGKIVAPEVYIAVGISGAIQHLAGMKDSKTIIAINKDEDAPIFQVADIGLVGDLFKVVPELTEKL; translated from the coding sequence ATGAAAACCCTGGTCTGGGTCGAACACGACGGCACCGCCGTCAAGGATGCCACCTACGCCGCGGTCACCGCCGCGTCGCAGCTGGGCGAAGTCCATCTGCTGGTCGCCGGCCAGAGCGTCGATGGCGTCGCCGCCGAAGCCGCGAAGATCGCCGGCGTCGGCAAGGTTCATGTCGCCGACGACGCGGCGTTCGCCCACGCGCTAGCCGAGAATGTCGCGCCGCTGGTCGTCTCGCTGATGGGCCATCACGATGTGTTCGTCGCGCCGGCCACCTCCAACGGCAAGAACATCGCCCCGCGCGTCGCCGCGCTGCTCGACGTCATGCAGGTCAGCGACATTCTGTCGGTCGAGGGCGAAGATACCTTCACCCGTCCGATCTACGCCGGCAACGCCATCGCCACCGTGCAGTCCAAGGACGCGAAGAAAGTCATCACCGTCCGCGGTACGGCCTTCGAAAAAGCGTCACCTGAGGGCGGCTCGGGCACGATCGAGGCGGTCGCCTCGACCGGCGACCAGGGCCTGTCGACCTTCGCCGGCTCGGAAATCGCCAAGCTCGAGCGCCCCGAACTGACGAGCGCCAAGATCATCGTCTCGGGCGGCCGCGCGCTGCAGAACGGTGAGAATTTCCATGCTATCATCGAGCCGCTCGCCGACAAGCTCGGCGCCGCCGTCGGCGCCAGCCGCGCCGCGGTCGATGCAGGCTTCGTCCCCAACGACTATCAGGTCGGCCAGACCGGCAAGATCGTCGCCCCCGAAGTCTATATCGCGGTCGGCATCTCCGGCGCGATCCAGCATCTGGCCGGCATGAAGGATTCGAAGACCATCATCGCCATCAACAAGGACGAGGACGCCCCGATCTTCCAGGTCGCCGACATCGGCCTGGTAGGGGATCTGTTCAAGGTGGTGCCGGAGCTGACCGAAAAGCTCTAA
- a CDS encoding ribose-phosphate pyrophosphokinase → MKLIAGNSNTPLAQAIADYCELPLTKASVRRFADEEIFVEILENVRGEDMFVLQSTSYPANDNLMETLIIIDALKRASARRITAVLPYFGYARQDRKPGPRTPISAKLVANLITTAGADRVLSVDLHAGQIQGFFDIPTDNLFAAPVMSQDIRSRYPGANWMVVSPDVGGVVRARALSKRLDNAPLAIVDKRRERAGESEVMNIIGEVEGRFCILIDDIVDSAGTLCNAAAALKEAGAQEVVAYVTHGVLSGGAVARVDGSALTELVITDSIGNHETIAESKKVRHLTIAPLVAEAIRRIADESSVSSLFD, encoded by the coding sequence ATGAAACTGATCGCCGGCAACTCGAACACCCCGCTCGCCCAGGCGATCGCCGATTATTGCGAACTGCCACTGACGAAAGCGAGCGTGCGACGCTTCGCCGACGAGGAAATCTTCGTCGAAATCCTCGAGAATGTCCGCGGCGAGGACATGTTCGTGCTCCAGTCGACGTCCTACCCGGCGAACGACAATCTGATGGAGACGCTCATCATCATCGACGCGCTGAAACGCGCGTCGGCGCGGCGCATCACCGCGGTGCTGCCCTATTTCGGCTATGCCCGTCAGGATCGCAAACCCGGGCCCCGCACGCCGATCTCGGCAAAGCTGGTCGCCAACCTCATCACCACCGCCGGTGCCGACCGGGTGCTGTCGGTCGACCTCCACGCCGGGCAGATCCAGGGGTTCTTCGATATCCCGACCGACAATCTGTTCGCCGCCCCCGTCATGTCGCAGGACATTCGCAGTCGCTACCCGGGCGCCAACTGGATGGTCGTCTCCCCCGACGTCGGCGGCGTGGTCCGCGCCCGCGCGCTCTCGAAGCGACTCGACAACGCCCCGCTCGCCATCGTCGACAAGCGGCGCGAGCGGGCCGGCGAATCCGAGGTCATGAACATCATCGGTGAGGTCGAGGGCCGCTTCTGCATCCTGATCGACGACATCGTCGATTCGGCCGGCACGCTGTGCAATGCCGCCGCCGCTCTCAAGGAAGCCGGCGCGCAGGAAGTCGTCGCCTATGTCACCCACGGCGTGCTGTCGGGCGGCGCGGTGGCGCGGGTCGACGGATCGGCGCTGACCGAACTGGTCATCACCGATTCGATAGGCAACCACGAGACGATCGCGGAGTCGAAGAAAGTCCGCCATTTGACGATCGCACCGCTGGTGGCGGAGGCGATCCGGCGGATCGCGGATGAGTCGAGCGTGAGTAGTTTGTTCGACTGA